A region from the Dendropsophus ebraccatus isolate aDenEbr1 chromosome 1, aDenEbr1.pat, whole genome shotgun sequence genome encodes:
- the MRI1 gene encoding methylthioribose-1-phosphate isomerase — MSLESVRYSRGSLLVLNQLLLPQISQYDPVTGVREGADAIRTMKVRGAPAIAIVGSLSLAVELTSSPPRQTSDLLTFVRESMDHLVGARPTAVNVKKAADELKTFLAQEAEKPGVSAQELTDRVIQWAESLLEKDVKDNRMIGDLGAQHILQTTNAPDGVIVMTHCNTGSLATAGYGTALGVVRSLQAMGRLSHVFCTETRPYNQGSRLTAYELVYEKIPATLITDSMAAVAMRKRQVSVVVVGADRVVANGDTANKVGTYQLAVLAKHHGIPFYVAAPSTSCDLSLPTGDSIEIEERPSQELTDINGVRVAASGIGVWNPAFDVTPHDLITAIITERGVFRPEELKDGLSRSL, encoded by the exons ATGTCGCTGGAGTCTGTGCGGTACAGCCGGGGCTCCCTCCTGGTGCtgaaccagctgctgctgccgcaGATCAGTCAGTATGATCCGGTGACCGGGGTGCGGGAGGGAGCAGACGCTATCCGGACCATGAAG GTGCGGGGTGCTCCGGCGATCGCCATCGTGGGCTCCCTCAGCCTGGCCGTAGAGCTGACCTCCAGCCCACCCCGGCAGACGTCCGACCTTCTGACATTTGTCCGGGAATCCATGGATCATTTGGTGGGCGCCAGGCCGACTGCTGTCAATGTGAAGAAGGCGGCGGACGAGCTGAAGACGTTCCTGGCACAGGAGGCAGAGAAGCCGGGGGTCAGTGCCCAGGAGCTGACTGACAG GGTGATCCAGTGGGCGGAATCCCTCCTGGAGAAAGACGTCAAGGACAATCGCATGATCGGGGACCTGGGGGCACAGCACATCCTACAGACCACTAATGCCCCCGATGGGGTGATTGTAATGACCCACTGCAACACTGGCTCATTGGCCACGGCTGGCTATGGCACTGCCCTGG GCGTGGTGCGCTCCCTTCAGGCCATGGGCCGTCTGTCCCACGTTTTCTGCACAGAGACCAGACCCTATAACCAGGGCTCCAGGCTGACGGCGTATGAGCTGGTGTACGAGAAGATCCCGGCCACCCTCATCACAGACAGCATGGCGGCGGTGGCCATGAGGAAGCGCCAGGTCAGCG ttGTCGTAGTCGGAGCCGACCGTGTGGTTGCCAACGGTGATACTGCAAACAAGGTTGGCACTTACCAGTTGGCCGTCCTAGCCAAGCACCATGGGATCCCCTTCTATGTGGCGGCCCCCAGCACTTCCTGTGACCTCAGCCTgcccacaggggacagtattgagATAGAGGAGAGACCCAGCCAAGAGCTGACCGACATTAATGGGGTCCGTGTGGCGGCTTCAG GTATTGGGGTGTGGAACCCTGCATTTGACGTAACCCCACACGACCTGATTACGGCCATAATCACCGAGCGCGGAGTGTTCAGGCCGGAGGAGCTGAAGGATGGACTGAGCCGCAGCCTCTGA
- the C1H19orf53 gene encoding leydig cell tumor 10 kDa protein homolog, translating to MAQGALKLKAKPKKSGAKKPAGLKKGARVIAPKKSRIIHQQKLKKNLEVQIRSKIEHEVTMRAAANMPKKLAVLKAPQPDKAEKSASAGGSKS from the exons ATGGCTCAGGGGGCGCTGAAGCTGAAGGCAAAACCCAAGAAGAGCGGAGCCAAGAAACCTGCGGGGCTGAAGAAGGGCG CCCGAGTCATCGCTCCCAAGAAATCCCGAATCATCCACCAGCAAAAGCTGAAGAAG AACCTAGAAGTACAGATCCGGAGTAAGATTGAGCATGAAGTCACCATGAGAGCCGCTGCCAACATGCCTAAGAAACTCGCCGTGCTGAAAGCCCCACAACCGGACAAAGCCGAGAAGAGCGCCTCCGCTGGAGGGAGCAAGTCATGA